The segment TCATAGCTTCTTCAGCTTCAATTTTCAAAAGTCGAGCCCCACTTTTTGCTATCATTACTGGATCAACTATAAGTGGAAAACCATATTGTTTAACTTTCTTTGCTACAAGCTCAATTACTTCTACTCTATGCAGCATTCCAGTTTTAGCTGCATCTATTCCAATATCTTCGGCTACAACATCTATTTGTTTTTCTATCACGTCCAAATTAACATCTTGTATTGCAAAAACTCCATAAGTATTTTGAGCAGTAATAGCAGTAAGCGCAACTGTTCCATGAACATTAAGAGCTGCAAAAGTTTTTAAATCTGCTTCTATTCCAGCACCGCCACCAGAATCACTTCCTGCTATACTCATAGCAACCGGAATTTTATTTTTACTCATATTTTATCATCTCCTAAAACAATTTAAAACTAAATAGAATAAGAATGTAATTATAAGAGAAGGAATAGTTGCACCAATTATTATGTTTATATAAGCAAAATAATAATATGTTAAAAAACCTACTATCCATGATACTATTGCTTTTAAGTTAATTTTTAAATTTGTTCGATAAAAAAGTTCTTTTTTATAATTAGATTTATTTAAAATAAAGAAATCTGAAATAAGTATACCAAATATTGGCACAAATGATGCACCAATTAATAAGAGAAAATGTTCATATTGAATTATTGGAATGAAATATGCAAGTATTAAACTAAATATCGTAATAATTAAAGCAATTTTCCATTGTTTTTGTTTTGGAAGAATATTTTGAATTGAAAGAGTTGCTGAATAAACATCAGCAAAAGCATTATCAGGTTCATCTATGAGTATTACAAAAAGAGCCAATAATCCAAAAAATATTAAAGCCATCGAATAAGTAATTGATTGTCCAGGATAAGCTACTGCTAATATTGCACCTATTAAATAAAACCATGTATTCGCTATAGTATAACTTATGAATGTCCCAAGAAAACCTTCTTTTGTATCCTTTGAAAATCTATTATAATCAGAAACAAGTGGAAGCCAAGATATAGGCATAGCTATAACTAAATCTAAAGCTAATAAAATTGTATTAAATTGAACATTGCTTGAAGATTGAATTGCTAAAGATTTTATACTTAATAATTGATAAGTGAGAAATGCTCCTCCAATTATTGCAAACCATATTGCAAATTTTTCAAGCCATCTTCTTACTACAATAAGTGGTCCATAAACTGTCATTAAATAAACAAGAATTGCAAAAAATGTGATCCAAAAATATTTTGTAAATGGGCCAATAAATTGTTTAGAAATACTAGTTGCAGCTTCACCCATAATAATAAATTCAAAAATCGTCCATCCAATTAATTGAATTACATTTAAAATAGATGGAAGGTAAGAACCAAGAAGACCAAAAGAAGGTCTTAAACTAACCATTGAAGTAACGCCATACTTACTTCCAATAAAACCTACTAATGCTAATATAAAACTTCCAATTAAAGAGCCTACTAATGATACTAAAAATGCTTCAAAAATATTTAAGCCAAAACCTCCATATTCAGGAGACATTGTAAGAAAAGCCCCTGCTTGAATTACTAAAAGTCCTATAGCTAAACTAAACCAAAGAATTGAAATATCAATAAATCTAAGTATTTTCATATTTTCTGGTACTGGTTCAATCCCCCACTCAGGTGGAAGTCTTATTTTAAAAAATTTATTTTTCATCGTTTTTTATTTTTATCAATAAATGAATATATATAAGTCTTTTAATAAGTGACTTATAATATGAATCCACCTGATGAAATAATGGTAAAATTTTTCCTTCCTAATATTAGAGGATTATTAGCCCATAAATTAAAAGAAAAAAATTTTAGTCAATGTAAAATAGCGCAATTTCTTGGCGTATCTCAAGCATCTATAAGCTATATGTTTTCAAAGAATCAAGAATATTTTTACTTAAATCTTAAAAAAATTGGTTTGAATGAAAATGAAATTAAGAATCTTATTGATTTGATAATTGAAGATTGTATTGCAAGAGGTTCTATGGAGGGATTTTATACTTTATATTCTTTTTGGAAGAATTTACTTTCTTCTGGAAAATTATGTGAATTTCATAAACGTATGTTTCCTACGCTTGGTAATTGTGATTTATGTATTATACTTTTTAAAAGAGAAGAAATTGATGGTGAAAAACAAAGAATATTAAAAGAATTAGAAAAAGCAATTACATTAATAGAAAATGATCCTTATTTTACTTTAATTATGCCTGAAGTGGCTGTTAATATCGTAATGGCTATAGATAATGCTAAAACAAAATTTGATGTTGCTGCAATACCTGGAAGAATAGTCAAAGTAAAAAATAAGGCTAAAGCTTTAATGAAGCCTGAGTTTGGTGCATCAAACCATATGGCCAAAGTTCTTCTTTTAGTAATGAGTTTTAATCCTTCTATTAAAGCTGCAATAAATATAAAATATGATTCTAAAATTGAAAGTATAATAAAAAATATGGGAGTAAAATACGCTTTTACTTCAATAAAAAATAAAATCAATGTTTTAGAAAAAGAGGATATTATATTAAATTCTATAGCTTCTATATTAAAAAAGAATAAATTTTGTGATATCATTATTGATAAAGGCGGTTATGGAATAGAACCTATAACATATATATTTGGTAAGGATGCAGTAAGTGTAGCAAAAATTGCTATAGAAATAGCTAAACGATATTCTGAAATACTTATTAATTTGTCTTCTATTTAGAGGGAAAGATTGAGAGAGGAGAGTTTCTAAATGAGTTTAAAATGTACAATTTGTAAATCTTCTAAGCCAGTTTTTAAAAGAGCTTATTCAGGAGAAATACTTTGTGAGAAATGTTTCTCAAAGACTTTTATTAAAAGAGTTATAAAAACGATATCTCGTTACAATATGCTTCAATATAATGATAAAATTGGTGTTGCAGTTTCAGGTGGGAAAGATAGTTTAACATTGCTTCATATTCTTTATAAAATAGAGAAGAAGTTCCCACAATCACAATTATTTGCTATAACAATAGATGAGGGTATAGAAGGATATAGAGAAGAGTCGTTAAAAATAGTTGTTGATAATTGTAAAAAACTTGGAATAAAACATGTGGTATCTTCTTTTAAAGAAGCTTATGGTGCTTCTCTTGATGAAATGATTAAAATTTCTCAAGAAAAAAATATTTTTATTTCTCCATGTACATTATGCGGCATTCTTAGAAGACATTTACTTTTCCATACAGCAAAAAATCTTAATCTAGATGTATTAGCTACAGCGCATACTTTAGATGATATTGTACAAACTTATTTTTTAAATATGTTAAGAGGGGATGTAAGCATTTTTAAAAGAATAAGTAATGAAAAACCTAAACTTATAACTCCTTTTAGATTAACGCCAGAAAAAGAGGTTGCATTTTATGCTTATTTGAAAGGATATTATCTGCAAAATACTCTTTGTAAATATGCATACTCCTCTGCTAGAAATTTTGTAAGGAATTTTTTAAATCAATACGAAGCTAATTATCCGGGAGCATTATTCACAGCTTTACATACTTTTGAAAAATTTAAGATAAGTAAGGAAGAAGATGACAAAAAAGAAAAGTGTATGATATGCGGAGAAAGGAGTAGTAAAAAAATATGTAGAGTATGTGAAGTTTTATCTAAACTTGACCTAAGACCTAATTTTTAATCATAGAAATTGTTTAATACTCTTTTATTATAAATTTTTTTATTCATCTTTACTAGTTAGGATTATTTCAGCTGCGATTCTTGCAGTTTTTCCAACAACTTTTGCGCATTTTTCATAAGCATTGATCTTTATAAATTCTTCAAGATCCTTTGGATTATTAAGGT is part of the Nitrososphaerota archaeon genome and harbors:
- a CDS encoding cytosine permease, with product MKNKFFKIRLPPEWGIEPVPENMKILRFIDISILWFSLAIGLLVIQAGAFLTMSPEYGGFGLNIFEAFLVSLVGSLIGSFILALVGFIGSKYGVTSMVSLRPSFGLLGSYLPSILNVIQLIGWTIFEFIIMGEAATSISKQFIGPFTKYFWITFFAILVYLMTVYGPLIVVRRWLEKFAIWFAIIGGAFLTYQLLSIKSLAIQSSSNVQFNTILLALDLVIAMPISWLPLVSDYNRFSKDTKEGFLGTFISYTIANTWFYLIGAILAVAYPGQSITYSMALIFFGLLALFVILIDEPDNAFADVYSATLSIQNILPKQKQWKIALIITIFSLILAYFIPIIQYEHFLLLIGASFVPIFGILISDFFILNKSNYKKELFYRTNLKINLKAIVSWIVGFLTYYYFAYINIIIGATIPSLIITFLFYLVLNCFRR
- a CDS encoding thiamine-phosphate synthase family protein, whose translation is MNPPDEIMVKFFLPNIRGLLAHKLKEKNFSQCKIAQFLGVSQASISYMFSKNQEYFYLNLKKIGLNENEIKNLIDLIIEDCIARGSMEGFYTLYSFWKNLLSSGKLCEFHKRMFPTLGNCDLCIILFKREEIDGEKQRILKELEKAITLIENDPYFTLIMPEVAVNIVMAIDNAKTKFDVAAIPGRIVKVKNKAKALMKPEFGASNHMAKVLLLVMSFNPSIKAAINIKYDSKIESIIKNMGVKYAFTSIKNKINVLEKEDIILNSIASILKKNKFCDIIIDKGGYGIEPITYIFGKDAVSVAKIAIEIAKRYSEILINLSSI
- a CDS encoding TIGR00269 family protein; translation: MSLKCTICKSSKPVFKRAYSGEILCEKCFSKTFIKRVIKTISRYNMLQYNDKIGVAVSGGKDSLTLLHILYKIEKKFPQSQLFAITIDEGIEGYREESLKIVVDNCKKLGIKHVVSSFKEAYGASLDEMIKISQEKNIFISPCTLCGILRRHLLFHTAKNLNLDVLATAHTLDDIVQTYFLNMLRGDVSIFKRISNEKPKLITPFRLTPEKEVAFYAYLKGYYLQNTLCKYAYSSARNFVRNFLNQYEANYPGALFTALHTFEKFKISKEEDDKKEKCMICGERSSKKICRVCEVLSKLDLRPNF